In Synechococcus sp. Nb3U1, one DNA window encodes the following:
- a CDS encoding DUF3285 domain-containing protein, with product MLQLSSADSRSVSKTAVPQPSYTRLAMRNMVRKGKTSLMHFALTSVGLAAVLVGLAYIFFH from the coding sequence ATGTTGCAGCTTTCTTCTGCTGATTCCAGGTCTGTTTCAAAGACCGCAGTTCCTCAACCCAGTTATACCCGTCTGGCAATGCGCAATATGGTGCGCAAGGGTAAAACTTCCTTGATGCACTTTGCGCTCACGTCCGTTGGGCTAGCAGCAGTCTTGGTCGGGTTGGCCTACATATTTTTTCACTAA
- a CDS encoding Ig-like domain-containing protein yields TPPSNGTVSVNPLTGEITYTPNPSFTGTDTFVYEVCDNGSTPLCDTATVTVTVESVGPTPSPTPDLGTGGIRLVKRITAINGSPIPGYVNLPEDPNDEPGIPWPGGAESFLQGSISQAVQSGLGVEFSIYFLLNSPSAALSVCDPHSAGV; encoded by the coding sequence TGTTAATCCGCTAACTGGAGAGATTACCTACACTCCAAATCCCTCATTTACTGGTACAGACACTTTTGTTTACGAGGTTTGTGATAACGGTTCTACACCCCTCTGTGACACGGCTACTGTCACAGTGACGGTGGAATCAGTAGGGCCGACGCCTAGCCCAACCCCGGATCTAGGTACAGGTGGAATACGGCTGGTGAAGAGAATTACTGCCATCAACGGCAGTCCCATTCCTGGCTATGTAAACCTGCCAGAGGATCCCAATGATGAGCCGGGGATCCCTTGGCCAGGGGGAGCGGAATCCTTCTTACAGGGATCCATCAGCCAGGCGGTGCAATCCGGTTTGGGGGTTGAGTTCTCTATTTACTTTTTGTTGAATTCTCCTTCTGCAGCTCTTTCGGTGTGTGATCCTCATAGTGCCGGGGTTTAG